One genomic region from Rosa rugosa chromosome 1, drRosRugo1.1, whole genome shotgun sequence encodes:
- the LOC133724530 gene encoding ribonucleoside-diphosphate reductase large subunit, which yields MYVVKRDGRQEAVHFDKITARLKKLSYGLSIEHCDPVLVAQKVCAGVYKGVTTSQLDELAAETAAAMTANHPDYACLAARIVVSNLHKNTKKSFSETVKIMYNHVNDRSGLEAPLIADDVYEIIMKNAACLDSEIIYDRDFDYDYFGFKTLERSYLLKVHGTVVERPQHMLMRVAVGIHKNDIDSVIRTYHLMSQRWFTHASPTLFNSGTPRPQLSSCFLVCMKDDSIEGIYDTLKECAVISKSAGGIGVSVHNIRATGSYIRGTNGTSNGIIPMLRVFNDTARYVDQGGGKRKGAFAVYLEPWHADIFDFLDLRKNHGKEENRARDLFYALWVPDLFMKRVESNGDWSLFCPNESPGLADCWGEKFEELYTRYEREGKAKKVVPAQQLWFEVLKSQIETGTPYMLFKDTCNKKSNQQNLGTIKCSNLCTEIVEYTSPTETAVCNLASIALPRFVREKAVPFESHPSKLAGSKGSKNRYFDFDKLAEVTAIVTVNLNKIIDVNYYPVESAKTSNLRHRPIGIGVQGLADTFILLGMSFDSPEAQQLNKDIFETIYYHALKASSELASKEGPYETYQGCPVSKGILQPDMWDVKPSDRWDWGAIREMISQNGIRNSLLVAPMPTASTSQILGNNECFEPYTSNIYSRRVLSGEFVVVNKHLLHDLVEMGLWSPAIKNKIIYEDGSVQKIPQIPDDLKAIYRTVWEIKQRTLVDMAVDRGCYIDQSQSLNIHMDQPNFGKLTSLHFYAWRQGLKTGMYYLRSRAAADAIKFTVDTESLKETPKVAVESDENTQMAQMVCSLTNREECMSCGS from the exons atgTATGTGGTGAAGAGAGACGGGCGCCAGGAGGCGGTCCATTTCGACAAGATTACGGCCCGGTTGAAGAAGCTCAGCTATGGGCTTAGCATCGAGCATTGCGACCCGGTTTTGGTGGCCCAGAAGGTCTGCGCCGGAGTCTACAAGGGCGTCACCACCAGCCAGCTTGATGAATTGGCTGCTGAGACCGCCGCCGCTATGACCGCCAACCACCCTGACTATGCCTGC TTGGCGGCAAGGATTGTTGTTTCAAACCTACACAAGAACACTAAGAAGTCCTTTTCGGAGAC GGTCAAAATTATGTACAACCATGTCAATGATAGATCTGGGCTGGAAGCTCCTCTAATTGCTGATGATGTTTATGAAATCATCATGAAG AATGCGGCGTGTTTGGACAGTGAGATCATTTACGACCGGGACTTTGACTACGACTACTTTGGTTTCAAGACTCTTGAGAGGTCTTACCTCTTAAAGGTTCATGGGACGGTTGTAGAAAGGCCTCAACACATGCTAATGAGGGTTGCTGTTGGAATACACAAGAATGATATTGATTCTGTTATCAGAACATACCATCTCATGTCTCAACGGTGGTTCACTCATGCTTCTCCCACCCTTTTCAATTCTGGAACGCCAAGGCCTCAA TTGAGTAGCTGCTTCCTTGTTTGCATGAAAGATGATAGCATTGAAGGCATATATGATACCTTGAAGGAATGTGCTGTTATCAGCAAATCAGCTGGGGGAATTGGTGTCTCTGTTCACAACATTCGTGCCACTGGCAGTTATATTCGTGGAACAAATGGGACATCCAATGGCATCATTCCGATGCTACGAGTTTTTAATGATACTGCCCGTTATGTTGATCAGGGGGGAGGCAAAAGGAAAG GTGCTTTTGCTGTGTACTTGGAGCCCTGGCATGCTGATATATTTGACTTTCTGGATCTAAGGAAAAATCATGGAAAG GAAGAGAATAGAGCTCGTGATCTTTTTTATGCTCTTTGGGTGCCTGATCTGTTCATGAAAAGAGTTGAAAGCAATGGAGATTGGTCATTATTTTGTCCTAATGAGTCTCCAGGTTTGGCAGATTGCTGGGGTGAAAAATTTGAGGAACTGTACACTCGTTATGAAAGAGAG GGAAAGGCCAAAAAGGTTGTCCCGGCACAGCAACTgtggtttgaagttttgaaatccCAGATAGAAACAGGAACTCCCTACATGCTTTTTAAG GATACTTGCAATAAGAAAAGCAATCAGCAAAATCTGGGAACCATAAAATGCTCAAACTTGTGTACTGAGATAGTTGAGTACACTAGTCCAACGGAAACTGCTGTATGCAACCTGGCATCAATTGCTCTACCAAGATTTGTCAGGGAGAAG GCTGTTCCTTTTGAGTCACATCCATCTAAGCTTGCTGGAAGCAAAGGTTCCAAAAATCGCTACTTTGACTTTGACAAACTAGCAGAG GTCACTGCAATTGTCACTGTAAACCTCAACAAGATAATTGATGTTAACTACTACCCCGTTGAGAGTGCAAAGACGTCTAATTTACGACATAGGCCAATTGGGATTGGGGTTCAGGGTCTTGCTGATACCTTCATCTTGCTTGGCATGTCCTTTGATTCGCCTGAG GCTCAACAACTGAATAAGGACATTTTTGAGACCATTTACTACCATGCTCTGAAAGCTTCTTCTGAGTTAGCATCAAAAGAAGGCCCATATGAAACATACCAGGGTTGTCCAGTTAGCAAG GGAATTCTTCAGCCAGACATGTGGGATGTAAAACCCTCAGATCGATGGGATTGGGGTGCTATTCGGGAAATGATATCACAGAATGGAATCAGAAATTCACTGCTTGTTGCCCCCATGCCTACTGCTTCAACTAGCCAAATCCTTGGAAACAATGAGTGCTTTGAGCCATATACTTCCAATATCTACAGTCGCAGGGTTCTGAG TGGTGAATTTGTTGTGGTGAACAAACATCTTCTTCATGACTTGGTTGAGATGGGTCTTTGGTCTCCGGCTATTAAGAATAAGATAATCTATGAGGATGGCTCTGTTCAGAAAATCCCACAGATCCCTGATGATCTGAAAGCCATTTACAG AACTGTGTGGGAGATCAAGCAAAGAACATTGGTTGACATGGCTGTTGATAGGGGATGTTACATAGATCAGAGTCAAAGTCTTAATATACATATGGACCAACCCAATTTCGGGAAGCTTACTTCATTGCATTTCTATGCTTGGAGACAG GGTCTTAAAACAGGAATGTATTATCTACGATCGCGTGCTGCAGCTGATGCCATCAAGTTTACTGTTGATACTGAGAGTCTCAAG GAAACGCCAAAGGTGGCGGTGGAAAGTGATGAGAATACCCAAATGGCACAGATGGTATGCTCTCTGACAAACCGTGAAGAATGCATGTCTTGTGGAAGTTAG
- the LOC133724532 gene encoding probable serine/threonine-protein kinase WNK7, whose translation MSSVGMAEDADVYAEPPDPDVLETDPTCRYLRYKDVLGKGAFKTVYKAFDEVNGLEVAWNQVRIDEVLQSPGDLERLYSEVHLLKSLKHKNIVKFYNSWIDDKNKTVNIITELFTSGSLRQYCKKHKKVDKKAVKGWARQILMGLSYLHSHNPPIMHRDLKCDNIFINGNQGEVKIGDLGLATVMEQATAKSVIGTPEFMAPELYDENYNELADIYSFGMCMLEMVTYEYPYSECRNSAQIYKKVSSGIKPAALSKVKDPEMKQFIEKCLVPASERLSAEELLMDPFLQLNGSVKNRPLPLPDIVLPKMGAFGDRCVMSEGPLSARNNALSKDFDDGEPPVINFFSNSGDGDSHSFYVEVQRSKRGNFFFLKGEHNDENSISLILRIADQNGRARNIHFLFYLDSDTALSVSSEMVEQLELEDHNVIFIAELIDLLLMNLISEWKCCVRVDHLVPQNRKNVSHQKDSQSPKPQECSGRCHQNVCEDANSSKPPICPTSSTFEGSIPPPILERPPNYVKDVPSSNAVLASSTTTVERYSEMSCASMTPNDATHRSHNSYASAESGSLDLNFHLPNGYKSASCPISVSSFCTADDFEFRKELETIELQFQLELQDISKRRHEAIKETRKRLSQKNIELVR comes from the exons ATGAGCTCGGTTGGTATGGCAGAAGATGCTGACGTATATGCTGAACCTCCTGATCCCGATGTTCTTGAAACTGATCCAACATGTCGTTATCTTCGG TATAAAGATGTGCTCGGGAAAGGTGCCTTCAAGACAGT ATacaaagcatttgatgaagtgAATGGACTTGAAGTAGCATGGAACCAAGTTAGAATTGATGAAGTGCTACAATCACCGGGTGACCTGGAGCGGCTGTATTCAGAAGTTCATCTTTTGAAATCATTGAAGCACAAAAATATAGTAAAATTCTATAATTCCTGGATTGATGATAAGAACAAGACAGTTAATATCATAACGGAGTTATTCACTTCGGGGAGTCTCAGACA GTACTGTAAGAAACACAAGAAAGTGGACAAGAAAGCTGTAAAGGGATGGGCAAGACAGATATTGATGGGATTGAGCTATCTTCATAGTCACAACCCACCAATTATGCATAGGGACTTGAAGTGTGATAATATATTTATCAATGGTAACCAAGGAGAAGTTAAAATCGGAGATCTTGGGTTGGCAACTGTCATGGAGCAAGCTACTGCCAAAAGTGTAATCG GAACCCCTGAGTTTATGGCTCCTGAGCTCTATGATGAAAACTATAATGAGTTAGCAGATATATACTCCTTTGGGATGTGCATGCTAGAGATGGTGACTTATGAATACCCTTATAGTGAATGTAGAAACTCAGCTCAAATATATAAGAAGGTTTCATCT GGAATAAAACCCGCTGCCCTTTCCAAGGTAAAAGATCCTGAAATGAAACAATTTATTGAGAAGTGTTTAGTCCCAGCATCCGAAAGGTTGTCAGCAGAAGAGCTTCTGATGGACCCTTTCCTCCAATTGAATGGCTCGGTAAAAAATCGTCCTCTGCCACTTCCAGATATTGTATTGCCGAAAATGGGAGCCTTTGGAGATCGTTGTGTGATGTCGGAAGGACCTTTAAGCGCACGGAACAATGCCTTATCTAAGGATTTTGATGATGGCGAGCCACCAGTGATCAACTTTTTTAGCAACTCTGGTGACGGCGATTCCCATTCCTTTTATGTGGAGGTTCAGAGGTCAAAAAGAGGCAACTTTTTCTTCTTAAAAGGCGAGCATAATGACGAAAACTCCATATCGTTAATACTGAGAATAGCTGATCAGAATG GTCGTGCAAGGAACATTCATTTCTTATTCTATCTCGACAGTGATACAGCACTTTCAGTTTCAAGTGAAATGGTTGAGCAACTCGAACTAGAAGATCATAATGTTATCTTCATAGCAGAGTTGATTGATTTGTTATTGATGAACTTGATATCAGAATGGAAGTGTTGTGTCCGTGTTGATCATTTGGTTCCTCAAAACAGAAAGAATGTGAGCCATCAGAAAGACTCTCAGTCGCCAAAGCCTCAGGAATGCTCGGGCAGATGTCACCAGAATGTTTGTGAGGATGCCAATTCCTCAAAACCACCGATTTGCCCAACTTCTTCCACTTTTGAAGGCTCCATTCCTCCACCAATACTAGAGAGGCCTCCTAATTATGTGAAGGATGTTCCGAGTTCTAATGCGGTTTTAGCTAGTTCAACCACCACAGTAGAACGGTATTCTGAGATGTCATGTGCTTCTATGACCCCTAATGACGCTACACATCGATCTCATAATTCATATGCATCCGCAGAATCTGGGTCTTTGGACTTAAATTTTCATTTGCCAAATGGCTACAAAAGTGCAAGTTGTCCGATCAGTGTTTCCTCATTCTGCACTGCAGACGACTTTGAGTTTAGAAAGGAGTTGGAAACGATTGAACTGCAATTCCAGCTGGAACTTCAAGATATATCGAAGAGAAGACATGAAGCTATCAAGGAAACAAGAAAAAGGTTATCCCAGAAAAATATTGAGTTGGTTCGCTAG